From a region of the Panicum virgatum strain AP13 chromosome 2K, P.virgatum_v5, whole genome shotgun sequence genome:
- the LOC120692196 gene encoding zinc finger AN1 and C2H2 domain-containing stress-associated protein 16, whose amino-acid sequence MGTPEFPNLGKHCSVGDCNQIDFLPFTCDRCDHVFCLQHRSYTTHQCPNANMKDVTVLICPLCAQGVRLNPSEDPNITWDTHVNTDCDPSNYQKVTKKQKCPVPGCKETLTFSNTIRCKDCTKEHCLKHRFGPDHKCPGPRTVDSGFPFVNMLRRSQKAETRPNSSSKNGSSWWSSSLVNAATNFKSSAEARMQKLSIATSQAFQKAKDGISPNSSGSSGDLVEECVHCPARFSTVGALIEHVEKSHQKNQQPSRGHVTVDVCPKCSKAFRDPVLLVEHVERDHGGTSRA is encoded by the exons ATGGGCACGCCGGAGTTCCCCAACCTGGGGAAGCACTGCAGCGTCGGCGACTGCAACCAGATCGACTTCCTCCCCTTCACCTGCGACCGCTGCGACCAC GTCTTTTGTCTTCAGCACAGAAGTTATACAACACACCAATGTCCAAATGCAAATATGAAGGATGTCACTGTCCTCATCTGCCCACTCTGTGCTCAAGGGGTTCGCCTTAATCCAAGCGAAGACCCAAATATCACCTGGGATACTCATGTCAACACTGATTGTGATCCATCAAACTACCAGAAAGTAACAAAGAAACAGAAATGCCCTGTTCCTGGGTGCAAAGAGACGCTGACGTTTTCCAACACGATCAGATGCAAAGACTGCACCAAAGAACACTGCTTGAAGCATAGATTCGGACCTGATCACAAATGCCCAGGACCAAGAACAGTGGATTCGGGCTTCCCCTTTGTAAATATGCTAAGGAGAAGTCAGAAAGCAGAGACACGTCcgaacagcagcagcaagaatggTTCTTCCTGGTGGAGCTCCAGCCTTGTGAATGCAGCAACAAATTTCAAATCGTCGGCTGAAGCTAGAATGCAGAAACTGAGCATTGCGACTAGCCAAGCCTTCCAGAAGGCTAAGGATGGGATCTCCCCAAACAGCAGTGGCAGCAGTGGCGACCTTGTGGAGGAATGTGTTCATTGCCCAGCAAGATTTTCCACCGTGGGCGCCTTAATTGAACATGTCGAGAAATCCCACCAGAAGAACCAGCAACCAAGTCGTGGCCATGTGACTGTCGATGTTTGCCCGAAATGTAGCAAGGCGTTTCGAGATCCGGTGTTGCTGGTGGAGCATGTTGAGAGGGACCATGGAGGAACGTCAAGAGCATAA
- the LOC120692182 gene encoding chaperonin-like RbcX protein 2, chloroplastic — MAVAQAAAVAAPVVAAASAHAAACVSAACRRGTSRWALPSRPPVGTTAGFRWLRRRAPTRARPRRASRATGRGRGHVVVAEFGGTYEDGFEDVHKNIINYFTYKATHTVLHQLYEMNPPSYTWLYNYVLVNDPLDGDYFLRLLAKERQDLAERVMITRLHLYGKWIKKCDHAMMYERISKENLDIMRQRLLETVVWPTDDTSAGESKG, encoded by the exons ATGGCAGTCGCCCAGGCCGCAGCGGTCGCCGCGCCGGTGGTGGCTGCGGCGtcagcgcacgccgccgcctgcgtTTCCGCCGCGTGCCGCCGGGGCACCTCGCGCTGGGCATTGCCGTCCCGGCCGCCGGTCGGGACGACGGCCGGGTTCAGGTGGctacggcggcgcgcgccgacccgggcacggccgcggcgcgcgtcgcgggccaccggccgcggccgcggccacgtGGTCGTGGCCGAGTTCGGCGGGACGTACGAGGACGGATTCGAGGACGTGCACAAG AACATCATCAACTACTTCACCTACAAGGCCACGCACACTGTCCTCCATCAGCTCTACGAgatgaacccgccgtcctacaCTTGGCTCTACAA CTACGTTCTCGTCAACGATCCATTAGATGGCGATTATTTCCTTCGTCTGCTCGCGAAG GAGAGGCAGGACCTGGCCGAGAGAGTGATGATCACACGCCTTCACCTGTACGGCAAATGGATCAAG AAGTGCGACCATGCGATGATGTACGAGCGGATCTCCAAAGAGAACCTGGATATCATGCGCCAGAGACTGCTGGAGACGGTGGTCTGGCCGACCGATGACACCAGCGCCGGCGAGTCCAAGGGTTAA
- the LOC120692174 gene encoding L-type lectin-domain containing receptor kinase IX.1-like yields the protein MADQVGNSFTSAYIGNNLSSPEAVMLCLSSLAPFLPPAFSTAMRSRSTVTSFLALHLFLFQNISCVSPLYFKLNFTESNHNGEATIQFQEDAFYNKAVRLTKEEMDGQIAHSVGRAVFKDPVTLWDSTTGQLADFTTRFTFMIKANVTDGSYGEGLAFFLSPFPSVVPNNSTDGNLGLFSSSADQTGTSNQILAVEFDSHKNTWDPDDNHVGIDINSIVSAANVTWKSSIKDGKIANAWVTYQASSKNLSVFLTYKDNPQFSGNSTLSYSVDLREYLPDKVAIGFSAATGKLVETHRILYWEFNSTDVQLRSKKIKSVLVISLATSISGIVCSMGLVWCFLRFRKTRRLRKEEEEKLEFDESIDGEFEKGRGPRRFQYNELVAATKNFALERKLGEGGFGAVYQGFLKDQNLNIAIKRVAKGSTQGKKEYISEVKIISRLRHRNLVQLVGWCHEHGEFLLVYEFMPNRSLDTHLYDNSNILTWPLRFRITISVASALLYLHEEWEQCVVHRDVKPSNVMLDSSFNAKLGDFGLARLVDHDRGSQTTVIAGTMGYLAPECVTTGKASKESDVYSFGILALEVACGRRPVVLKEDDEKIKLVQWVWDLYGRNEILNAVDGRLDGALDEREAVCLMVVGLWCAHPDYNFRPSIRQVISVLKFEAPLPSLPPKMPVAMYFAPPIHLCKFSYTSSDGTLKELEGSKIYGKTTSSSSATNASSSPPSIHLPQMGY from the coding sequence ATGGCTGACCAAGTTGGGAACTCATTTACATCAGCATACATAGGAAACAACCTCAGTTCCCCAGAAGCTGTGATGCTTTGCCTCTCCTCCCTTGCTCCCTTCCTGCCTCCAGCTTTCTCAACAGCCATGAGATCAAGAAGCACAGTTACTAGCTTCTTGGCACTCCACTTATTCCTATTTCAGAATATCAGCTGCGTCAGTCCTCTGTACTTCAAGCTGAATTTCACTGAATCGAACCACAATGGAGAGGCCACAATCCAGTTCCAGGAGGATGCCTTCTACAACAAGGCGGTCAGGCTTACCAAGGAAGAGATGGATGGCCAGATTGCTCACAGTGTTGGCCGAGCAGTCTTCAAGGATCCGGTAACCCTCTGGGATAGCACCACTGGTCAGTTAGCTGACTTCACAACCCGCTTCACATTCATGATAAAAGCTAACGTTACCGATGGCTCATATGGTGAGGGGCTTGCCTTTTTCCTCTCACCATTCCCTTCTGTTGTCCCTAATAATTCCACGGATGGTAACCTTGGCCTCTTCAGTAGCAGTGCTGATCAGACTGGGACATCCAACCAGATCTTGGCCGTCGAGTTTGACAGCCACAAGAACACATGGGATCCAGACGACAACCATGTAGGTATCGACATCAATTCGATCGTATCTGCAGCCAATGTAACATGGAAAAGTAGCATCAAGGACGGTAAGATAGCAAATGCATGGGTAACTTACCAGGCCAGCTCCAAGAACCTGAGTGTCTTCTTGACCTACAAGGACAACCCACAATTCAGTGGCAACTCCACCCTATCTTATTCAGTTGATCTCAGAGAATATCTCCCAGACAAAGTGGCAATTGGCTTCTCAGCTGCCACTGGTAAATTGGTAGAGACTCATCGGATACTTTACTGGGAATTCAATTCTACTGATGTGCAGCTGAGGAGTAAGAAGATCAAAAGCGTACTAGTCATAAGCTTGGCTACTAGCATAAGTGGCATAGTCTGCTCTATGGGATTGGTTTGGTGCTTCCTGAGGTTTAGAAAGACTAGGAGGTtaagaaaggaggaagaagagaagctagAATTTGATGAGTCCATTGACGGTGAATTTGAGAAAGGGAGGGGTCCAAGAAGATTTCAATACAATGAACTTGTGGCTGCTACAAAGAATTTTGCATTGGAGAGAAAACTTGGAGAAGGAGGATTTGGAGCAGTTTACCAGGGTTTCTTGAAGGATCAAAACCTCAACATTGCCATTAAGCGAGTTGCCAAAGGTTCAACGCAGGGGAAGAAGGAGTACATCTCTGAGGTCAAGATCATCAGCAGGCTGAGGCATAGGAACCTTGTGCAACTTGTGGGCTGGTGTCATGAGcatggagagttcttgctcgtgTACGAGTTCATGCCGAACAGGAGCTTGGACACACACCTCTATGACAATAGTAACATCCTAACATGGCCGTTGCGGTTCAGGATCACCATCAGCGTTGCATCTGCCCTCCTGTACCTTCACGAGGAGTGGGAGCAATGTGTTGTGCACCGTGATGTCAAGCCAAGCAATGTGATGCTTGATTCTTCATTCAACGCTAAGCTTGGGGACTTTGGGCTGGCACGTCTTGTTGATCATGACCGGGGCTCACAAACTACAGTGATAGCTGGTACAATGGGTTACTTGGCTCCAGAGTGCGTCACCACTGGCAAAGCAAGCAAAGAATCTGATGTATACAGCTTTGGCATTCTTGCATTGGAGGTTGCCTGCGGAAGGAGGCCTGTTGTGCTAAAGGAAGATGATGAGAAGATCAAGCTGGTTCAATGGGTGTGGGATCTCTATGGAAGAAATGAGATACTTAATGCAGTTGATGGAAGGCTTGATGGTGCATTGGATGAGCGTGAAGCTGTGTGCTTGATGGTTGTGGGGCTCTGGTGTGCACACCCAGACTATAATTTCCGACCTTCAATCCGCCAGGTCATAAGTGTATTGAAGTTTGAGGCACCATTGCCAAGCCTTCCACCAAAGATGCCTGTGGCAATGTACTTTGCACCACCAATCCATCTTTGCAAGTTTTCATACACCTCATCTGATGGAACACTGAAGGAGCTGGAGGGGTCCAAAATTTATGGGAAGACAACAAGCTCCTCTAGTGCAACCAATGCTTCTAGTTCACCTCCCTCTATTCATTTACCACAGATGGGTTACTAG